Proteins from one Azospirillum ramasamyi genomic window:
- a CDS encoding ABC transporter permease — MALAAAVAAVTLPFLGFAPNRLLSGRPVALWAAVEGPGGLAILPGLVLLATPFLRPTRVGLGLTVAAGGLFAAGLVWLAGHHAAVLAQGASAAARTSFASGFWVMAAAGLLTAVDAARRMGLGATGRLAVGGAVAGLVALQLATGHLDQLSILKEYANRRDVFADAVLRHATLVVAALVPTLLVGVPLGVAAHRVEAVGRAVFPVLNVVQTVPSIALFGLLMAPLAALGALLPGSGISGVGPLPAVIALTLYSLLPIVRNTAVGLDGVPAPVREAARGMGLTPRQIFFRVDLPLALPVFLSGLRITVVQAVGLAAVAALIGAGGLGAIMFQGLFANALDLVLLGAVPVILLAVAADALLSIGIAAATSHIGLSPGRNAP; from the coding sequence ATGGCGCTGGCCGCCGCCGTCGCCGCCGTCACGCTGCCGTTCCTCGGCTTCGCGCCGAACCGGCTGCTGTCCGGCCGGCCGGTGGCGCTGTGGGCGGCGGTGGAGGGTCCGGGCGGCCTCGCCATCCTGCCGGGGCTGGTCCTGCTGGCGACGCCCTTCCTGCGGCCGACGCGCGTCGGGCTCGGCCTGACCGTGGCGGCGGGGGGGCTGTTCGCGGCGGGGCTGGTCTGGCTGGCGGGACATCACGCGGCGGTGCTGGCGCAGGGGGCCTCGGCGGCGGCGCGCACCTCCTTCGCATCGGGCTTCTGGGTGATGGCGGCGGCGGGGCTGCTGACCGCGGTCGATGCGGCGCGGCGGATGGGGCTTGGCGCCACCGGGCGCCTGGCTGTCGGCGGGGCGGTCGCCGGGCTGGTGGCGCTGCAACTGGCGACCGGCCATCTCGACCAGCTGTCGATCCTCAAGGAATACGCCAACCGCCGCGACGTGTTCGCCGACGCCGTGCTGCGCCACGCCACGCTGGTGGTGGCGGCGCTGGTGCCGACGCTGCTGGTCGGCGTGCCGCTGGGCGTGGCTGCGCACCGGGTGGAGGCGGTCGGGCGTGCGGTGTTCCCGGTGCTGAACGTCGTGCAGACGGTGCCCTCCATCGCGCTGTTCGGGCTGCTGATGGCGCCGCTGGCCGCACTCGGCGCCCTGCTGCCGGGCTCCGGCATCAGCGGGGTCGGCCCGCTGCCGGCGGTGATCGCGCTGACCCTCTATTCCCTGCTGCCGATCGTCCGCAATACCGCGGTCGGGCTGGACGGCGTTCCCGCCCCGGTGCGGGAGGCCGCGCGGGGCATGGGCCTGACGCCGCGCCAGATCTTCTTCCGCGTCGACCTGCCGCTGGCCCTGCCGGTCTTCCTGTCGGGGCTGCGCATCACCGTGGTGCAGGCGGTCGGGCTGGCGGCGGTGGCGGCGCTGATCGGTGCCGGGGGGCTGGGCGCCATCATGTTCCAGGGGCTGTTCGCCAACGCGCTGGACCTTGTGCTGCTGGGGGCCGTTCCCGTCATCCTGCTGGCGGTGGCGGCCGACGCCCTGCTGTCCATCGGCATCGCCGCCGCCACCAGCCATATCGGCCTGTCGCCGGGAAGGAATGCGCCATGA
- a CDS encoding 3-hydroxyacyl-CoA dehydrogenase NAD-binding domain-containing protein gives MPSPAQTEAVQPNPVRYARQGRIGVITVDYPPVNAVGHGVRSGLVAALDAGLADAEAEALLLVCAGRTFMAGADIREFGKPSAPPTLPQVIARLDGSAKPVIAAIHGTALGGGLEVALACHVHVALRSARLGLPEVKLGLLPGAGGTQRLPRLVGAAKALDMILSGEPVGAEEALAIGLVDAVEDGNSPLEAGLRAAERLLAEGWTPQPASARTGRIAGTDPTLFTAMRAELTKRQPHLFSPHRIVDAVEAAVTLPFAEGTARERELFLACMDSPQRAGLIHAFFAEREVAKIPGLPAGTPTRDIRKAGVIGAGTMGGGIAMCFANAGIPVVLVDNAPDALDRGMAAIRRNYEATARKGRLTAAQVEDRMGLIHPTLSYGALADADLVVEAAFESMEVKRTIFRVLDGTCKPGAILATNTSTLDVDAIAAATGRPQDVLGMHFFSPANVMRLLEVVRGARTSHTVLATVMALARRIGKVGVTVGVCYGFVGNRILQQRGREAMALVGEGASPEQVDRVLTGFGFPLGHFAMTDLAGIDVGWRIGEERRKAGDPEAQTPSWLDVLAERGRYGQKTSAGVYRYEPGSRTPIPDPEVASVIGEDRRSRGITPRAVSDVEIRERCLYAMVNEAAKILEEGIAARPVDIDAIWLHGYGFPSWRGGLLFWADREGLGKIAAAVQRYHRDIGGPQWCPSALLLQRAADGQPIGC, from the coding sequence ATGCCGTCGCCGGCCCAGACTGAAGCGGTGCAGCCCAATCCCGTCCGATACGCGCGCCAGGGGCGGATCGGCGTCATCACCGTGGATTATCCGCCGGTGAACGCCGTCGGCCATGGCGTGCGCAGCGGGCTGGTGGCGGCGCTGGACGCCGGGCTCGCCGATGCGGAGGCCGAGGCGCTGCTGCTGGTCTGCGCCGGGCGCACCTTCATGGCCGGGGCCGACATCCGGGAGTTCGGCAAGCCGTCCGCCCCGCCGACCCTGCCGCAGGTGATCGCCCGCCTCGATGGCTCGGCCAAGCCGGTCATTGCCGCCATCCACGGCACGGCGCTCGGCGGCGGGCTGGAGGTGGCGCTGGCCTGTCATGTCCACGTCGCGCTGAGATCGGCCAGGCTCGGCCTGCCGGAGGTGAAACTCGGCCTACTGCCCGGTGCCGGCGGCACCCAGCGGCTGCCGCGTCTGGTCGGTGCGGCCAAGGCGCTGGACATGATCCTGTCCGGCGAGCCGGTCGGCGCGGAGGAGGCGCTGGCGATCGGTCTCGTCGATGCGGTGGAGGACGGCAATTCGCCGCTGGAGGCCGGGCTGCGCGCCGCGGAACGGCTGCTGGCGGAGGGATGGACGCCACAGCCGGCGAGCGCCCGCACCGGCCGCATCGCCGGGACCGACCCCACCCTGTTCACCGCGATGCGGGCGGAACTGACGAAACGTCAGCCGCACCTGTTCTCCCCCCACCGGATCGTCGATGCGGTCGAGGCCGCCGTCACCCTGCCCTTCGCCGAGGGCACGGCGCGCGAGCGGGAACTGTTCCTGGCCTGCATGGACTCGCCCCAGCGCGCCGGGCTGATCCACGCCTTCTTCGCGGAGCGCGAGGTGGCGAAAATTCCCGGCCTGCCCGCCGGAACGCCGACGCGCGACATCCGCAAGGCCGGCGTGATCGGCGCCGGCACCATGGGCGGCGGCATCGCCATGTGCTTCGCCAATGCCGGCATCCCGGTGGTTCTGGTCGACAATGCGCCGGACGCGCTCGACCGCGGCATGGCCGCCATCCGCCGCAACTACGAGGCCACCGCCCGCAAGGGCCGGCTGACCGCCGCGCAGGTGGAGGACCGGATGGGGTTGATCCATCCTACCCTGTCCTACGGCGCGCTTGCCGACGCCGATCTGGTGGTGGAGGCGGCGTTCGAGAGCATGGAGGTCAAGCGGACCATCTTCCGGGTGCTGGACGGGACCTGCAAACCAGGCGCGATCCTCGCCACCAACACCTCGACGCTGGATGTCGACGCCATCGCCGCGGCGACCGGCCGGCCGCAGGACGTGCTGGGCATGCATTTCTTCAGCCCGGCCAACGTCATGCGCCTGCTGGAGGTGGTGCGCGGCGCCCGGACTTCCCACACCGTGCTGGCGACCGTGATGGCTTTGGCGCGACGGATCGGCAAGGTCGGCGTGACGGTCGGCGTCTGTTACGGCTTCGTCGGCAACCGCATCCTGCAACAGCGCGGGCGCGAGGCGATGGCCCTGGTCGGGGAGGGCGCCAGCCCCGAGCAGGTCGACCGCGTGCTGACCGGGTTCGGCTTCCCGCTCGGCCATTTCGCGATGACCGACCTTGCCGGCATCGATGTCGGCTGGCGCATCGGCGAGGAGCGCCGCAAGGCCGGCGATCCCGAGGCGCAGACGCCGAGCTGGCTGGACGTGCTGGCGGAACGCGGCCGCTACGGCCAGAAGACCTCGGCCGGCGTCTACCGCTACGAGCCCGGCAGCCGCACCCCGATCCCCGACCCGGAGGTGGCGTCGGTGATCGGGGAGGACCGCCGCAGCCGCGGCATCACCCCGCGCGCCGTCAGCGACGTGGAAATTCGCGAACGCTGCCTCTACGCCATGGTCAATGAGGCCGCCAAAATCCTGGAGGAGGGCATCGCCGCGCGACCGGTCGATATCGACGCCATCTGGCTGCATGGCTACGGCTTTCCGTCCTGGCGCGGCGGCCTGCTGTTCTGGGCCGACCGCGAGGGGCTGGGCAAAATCGCCGCCGCCGTGCAGCGTTACCACCGCGACATCGGCGGGCCGCAATGGTGTCCGTCCGCATTGCTTCTGCAACGGGCGGCCGACGGACAGCCGATCGGATGCTGA
- a CDS encoding fructose-specific PTS transporter subunit EIIC, whose amino-acid sequence MANMLAVIAGGDLTTQAVLAAEALRKAAASLGHGIQVEIRTSLGIQSPLDAAAPSKADAVILVGSGDLDEGRFAALKRFSAPLDQVLADPAAVVEQALGAAPAASAASAAKSAPPAAAPSAAGPRRIVAITSCPTGIAHTFMAAEGIQQAAAALGHKVRVETQGSVGARDTLTDEEIRDADIVLIAADTQIDLSRFAGKRVFMSGTKPAINDGKALVTRALAEAKPYGASGGASGGTVPLADAVAAGKAERSAQRTGPYKHLMTGVSFMLPFVVTGGLLIALAFALGGIYVNEESNAGTLGYALFQIGANGAFALMVPALAGYIAYSIADRPGIAPGMIGGMLAGSIGAGFLGGIVAGFIAGYGTDFLNRHIKLHRNLEGLKPVLILPLLGSLLTGLLMIYVVGAPVAEALAWLSNWLKGMQGSSAILLGLLIGAMMAFDMGGPVNKAAYAFSTGLIASQVYTPMAAAMAAGMVPPLGLALATKLFPDRFTAEEREAGNAAAVLGIAFITEGAIPFAARDPLRVIPALMIGASLAGAISMAFGVQLKVPHGGIFVLPIPNAVTHLLGYIVALVVGTIVTALALRVLKKPVAAVAVPKPAVQGAGAHA is encoded by the coding sequence ATGGCGAACATGTTGGCCGTGATCGCGGGGGGTGACCTGACCACCCAGGCCGTTCTGGCGGCCGAAGCCCTGCGCAAGGCCGCGGCCTCGCTGGGCCATGGCATCCAGGTGGAGATCCGCACCAGCCTCGGCATCCAGTCCCCGCTCGACGCCGCGGCGCCGTCCAAGGCCGACGCCGTCATCCTGGTCGGCAGCGGCGACCTCGACGAGGGGCGCTTCGCCGCGCTGAAGCGCTTCTCCGCTCCGCTAGACCAGGTGCTGGCCGATCCGGCCGCGGTTGTGGAACAGGCGCTGGGCGCCGCTCCGGCGGCATCGGCGGCATCGGCGGCAAAGTCGGCACCGCCGGCCGCGGCACCGTCCGCCGCGGGACCGCGCCGGATCGTCGCCATCACCTCCTGCCCGACCGGCATCGCCCACACCTTCATGGCGGCCGAGGGCATCCAGCAGGCGGCCGCCGCGCTGGGCCACAAGGTCCGGGTGGAGACGCAGGGGTCCGTCGGCGCCCGCGACACGCTGACCGACGAGGAGATCCGAGATGCCGACATCGTCCTGATCGCCGCCGACACCCAGATCGACCTGTCCCGCTTCGCCGGCAAGCGCGTGTTCATGAGCGGCACCAAGCCCGCCATCAACGACGGCAAGGCCCTGGTCACCCGTGCCCTGGCCGAGGCCAAGCCCTATGGTGCCTCCGGCGGGGCGTCCGGCGGCACCGTTCCGCTGGCCGACGCGGTTGCCGCCGGCAAGGCGGAGCGGTCGGCCCAGCGCACAGGTCCCTACAAGCACCTGATGACCGGCGTGTCCTTCATGCTGCCCTTCGTGGTGACGGGCGGCTTGCTGATCGCGCTCGCCTTCGCGCTGGGCGGCATCTACGTCAATGAGGAATCCAACGCCGGGACGCTGGGCTATGCCCTGTTCCAGATCGGCGCCAACGGGGCCTTCGCCCTGATGGTGCCGGCGCTGGCCGGCTATATCGCCTATTCGATCGCCGACCGCCCCGGCATCGCCCCCGGCATGATCGGCGGCATGCTGGCCGGCAGCATCGGCGCCGGTTTCCTGGGAGGCATCGTCGCCGGTTTCATCGCCGGCTACGGCACCGACTTCCTCAACCGGCACATCAAGCTGCACCGCAATCTGGAAGGGCTGAAGCCGGTGCTGATCCTGCCGCTGCTGGGCTCGCTGCTGACCGGCCTGCTGATGATCTACGTCGTCGGCGCCCCCGTCGCCGAAGCCCTGGCCTGGCTCAGCAACTGGCTGAAGGGAATGCAGGGAAGCAGCGCCATCCTGCTGGGTCTGCTGATCGGCGCGATGATGGCCTTCGACATGGGCGGTCCGGTCAACAAGGCGGCCTACGCCTTCTCCACCGGCCTGATCGCATCGCAGGTCTATACTCCGATGGCCGCCGCCATGGCCGCCGGCATGGTGCCGCCGCTGGGTCTGGCGCTGGCCACCAAGCTGTTCCCCGACCGCTTCACCGCGGAAGAGCGCGAGGCCGGCAACGCCGCCGCCGTTCTGGGCATCGCCTTCATCACCGAAGGAGCCATTCCCTTCGCCGCCCGCGACCCGCTGCGCGTCATTCCGGCGCTGATGATCGGCGCCTCGCTGGCCGGCGCCATCTCCATGGCGTTCGGAGTGCAGTTGAAGGTTCCCCACGGCGGAATCTTCGTGCTGCCCATCCCGAACGCGGTCACGCATCTGCTGGGCTATATCGTGGCCCTGGTGGTCGGCACCATCGTGACGGCCCTGGCGCTGCGCGTGTTGAAGAAGCCGGTGGCCGCAGTGGCCGTGCCGAAGCCGGCGGTGCAGGGTGCCGGCGCGCATGCCTGA
- a CDS encoding ABC transporter permease, with translation MTVAGIAPREFLTDRLMLGLVALVALVLGMPSLKPLFATLYPGLDRPLYEAESFVRLTLDHMALVGLSSLAAILLGCGAAIAVTRPWGREFRGLLETVATMGQTFPPVAVLALAVPVMGFGAEPALIALTLYALLPVVENTVAGLDGVSPAVLESARGLGMGPTEVLFKVELPLAAPVILAGVRTAVIINVGTAAIASTVGAKTLGLPIIVGLNGSNQAYVIQGALIVAALAVVIDAGFDRLAGWLARWSRR, from the coding sequence ATGACGGTCGCCGGCATCGCCCCGCGGGAGTTCCTGACCGACCGGCTGATGCTGGGGCTGGTGGCGCTGGTGGCGCTGGTCCTGGGCATGCCGTCGCTGAAGCCGCTGTTCGCCACGCTCTATCCCGGCCTCGACCGCCCGCTCTACGAGGCGGAGAGCTTCGTCCGGCTGACGCTGGACCATATGGCGCTGGTCGGCCTTTCCAGCCTCGCCGCCATCCTGCTGGGCTGCGGGGCCGCCATCGCCGTGACGCGCCCCTGGGGGCGGGAGTTCCGCGGCCTGCTGGAAACCGTCGCCACCATGGGCCAGACCTTCCCGCCGGTGGCGGTGCTGGCGCTGGCCGTTCCGGTGATGGGCTTCGGCGCGGAACCGGCGCTGATCGCGCTGACGCTCTACGCCCTGCTGCCGGTGGTGGAGAACACGGTCGCCGGGCTGGACGGCGTCTCCCCCGCGGTGCTGGAATCCGCCCGCGGCCTCGGCATGGGACCGACGGAGGTGCTGTTCAAGGTGGAGCTGCCGCTGGCCGCCCCGGTGATCCTTGCCGGCGTGCGCACCGCCGTCATCATCAATGTCGGCACCGCCGCCATCGCCTCCACCGTCGGGGCGAAGACCCTCGGCCTGCCCATCATCGTCGGGCTGAACGGTTCCAACCAGGCCTACGTCATCCAGGGTGCGCTGATCGTCGCCGCGCTCGCGGTGGTGATCGACGCCGGGTTCGACCGGCTGGCCGGATGGCTGGCACGCTGGTCGCGGCGCTGA
- a CDS encoding ABC transporter ATP-binding protein, protein MIEFERVSKRFGSWTAVDGVSFTVAEGEFRVLIGPSGSGKSTVLRMVNRLIPADEGAIRIDGEDIASLKPEELRRRMGYVIQSVGLFPHWTVERNIGTVPALLGWPKARIRDRVAELLELLNLDPRRYRSAYPHQLSGGQQQRVGVARALAAEPRILLMDEPFSALDPITRASLQAELSAIHRRTGTTVVFVTHDMDEALRLGDSIAVMDHGRLIQCATPLEILTRPASPLVRDLVGREEWGLKRLAVETAGDRARPQESVGGEPLPSETPLHRALSEMVTRGAERLPVVDGDGRPAGVLHLSDLVRPASDGPLPDRAA, encoded by the coding sequence ATGATCGAATTCGAGCGCGTGAGCAAGCGCTTCGGCTCCTGGACGGCGGTGGACGGCGTGTCCTTCACCGTGGCGGAGGGCGAGTTCCGCGTGCTGATCGGCCCGTCCGGCTCCGGCAAATCGACGGTGCTGCGCATGGTCAACCGGCTGATCCCGGCGGACGAGGGCGCCATCCGCATCGACGGCGAGGACATCGCCTCCCTGAAGCCGGAGGAGCTGCGCCGGCGCATGGGCTACGTCATCCAGTCCGTCGGCCTCTTCCCGCACTGGACGGTGGAGCGCAACATCGGCACCGTGCCGGCCCTGCTGGGCTGGCCCAAGGCCCGCATCCGCGACCGGGTGGCCGAATTGCTGGAACTGCTGAACCTCGACCCCCGCCGCTACCGCTCCGCCTATCCGCACCAGCTCTCCGGCGGGCAGCAGCAGCGCGTCGGCGTCGCCCGCGCCCTGGCGGCGGAGCCGCGCATCCTGCTGATGGACGAGCCGTTCAGCGCGCTCGACCCGATCACCCGCGCCAGCCTTCAGGCAGAGCTGTCGGCCATCCACCGCCGCACCGGCACCACCGTGGTCTTCGTCACCCACGACATGGACGAGGCCTTGCGGCTGGGCGACAGCATCGCGGTGATGGACCATGGCCGCCTGATCCAATGCGCCACCCCGCTGGAAATCCTGACCCGCCCGGCCAGCCCGCTGGTGCGCGACCTCGTGGGACGCGAGGAATGGGGGCTGAAGCGGCTGGCGGTGGAAACGGCCGGCGACCGCGCCCGCCCGCAGGAGAGCGTCGGCGGCGAACCGTTGCCGTCGGAAACCCCGCTTCACCGCGCCCTGTCGGAGATGGTCACCCGCGGCGCGGAGCGGTTGCCGGTGGTGGACGGCGACGGCCGGCCGGCGGGGGTGCTGCACCTGTCCGACCTCGTCCGCCCCGCATCCGATGGCCCCTTGCCGGATCGGGCGGCATGA
- the pfkB gene encoding 1-phosphofructokinase, translated as MTQHVVTVTLNPAIDQTITVEALKPGSVHRAKSVLYNAGGKGVNVASCLADWGTPVIAAGLLGSGNAAPFEALFQAKGIADTFLRLPGETRVNIKIADLAANDTTDINLPGLTVDAGALDRVRAAVLGPVGPGTPVLLAGSLPDGLPADTYAGLIADFSAVGARVVLDSSGAPLAAALASTDALPHCIKPNRHELEDWAGRPLPTEADLLAAARDLHLRGVAVVVVSLGADGALFVGAGRALHGRLPPVTALSTVGAGDAMVAGLIAAFQMNGELEDVARLSVAFAAAKLGCFGPNLPDTATVRSLAAQVALTPRD; from the coding sequence ATGACGCAGCACGTCGTCACCGTCACCCTGAACCCGGCCATCGACCAGACCATCACCGTCGAGGCGCTGAAGCCCGGCAGCGTCCACCGGGCCAAGTCGGTGCTCTACAATGCCGGCGGCAAGGGCGTGAACGTCGCCAGCTGCCTCGCCGATTGGGGCACGCCGGTGATCGCCGCCGGCCTGCTGGGCAGCGGCAACGCGGCGCCGTTCGAGGCGCTGTTCCAGGCCAAGGGCATCGCCGACACCTTCCTGCGGCTGCCGGGAGAGACGCGCGTCAACATCAAGATCGCCGATCTCGCCGCCAACGACACCACCGACATCAACCTTCCCGGCCTGACCGTCGATGCCGGCGCGCTCGACCGCGTGCGCGCGGCGGTGCTGGGTCCGGTGGGGCCGGGGACGCCGGTCCTGCTGGCCGGCAGCCTGCCCGACGGATTGCCGGCGGACACCTATGCCGGGCTGATCGCCGACTTTTCGGCGGTCGGCGCCCGCGTGGTGCTGGACAGCAGCGGGGCGCCGCTGGCGGCGGCGCTGGCCTCCACCGACGCGCTGCCCCACTGCATCAAGCCGAACCGCCACGAGTTGGAGGATTGGGCCGGCCGGCCTCTGCCGACCGAGGCGGATCTGCTGGCGGCGGCGCGCGATCTTCACCTGCGCGGCGTGGCGGTGGTCGTGGTGTCGCTGGGGGCGGACGGCGCGCTGTTCGTCGGCGCGGGGCGCGCTCTGCACGGGCGGTTGCCGCCGGTCACGGCGCTGAGCACCGTCGGGGCGGGCGACGCGATGGTTGCCGGCCTGATCGCCGCCTTCCAGATGAATGGGGAGCTGGAGGATGTGGCGCGCCTGTCGGTGGCCTTCGCCGCCGCCAAGCTGGGCTGTTTCGGCCCGAACCTGCCGGATACGGCGACGGTGCGGTCGCTGGCGGCACAGGTGGCGCTTACGCCACGCGACTGA
- the osmF gene encoding glycine betaine ABC transporter substrate-binding protein OsmF translates to MGAAALALGLIAGAAQAADAVRVGSKLDAESGLLGTMILQMLQANGIPTENKIQLGPTKIVRGALLSGEIDVYPEYTGNGAFFFNVDSDPAWKNAGAGYEKVRQMDQEKNNIVWLKPAPANNTWALAVRRDVADANKLKTMEDFAKWVSGGGKAKVAASAEFVESPAALPSFQQTYGFALKPDQMLILAGGDTAATIRAAAEQTSGVNTAMVYGTDGAIAALDLVVLEDTKGAQMVYEPAPTIRASALSANPKIADLLNPVFASLDAETLRGLNAKISVDGQDQKQVATDYLKSKGFLK, encoded by the coding sequence TCGCCGGAGCGGCGCAGGCGGCGGATGCGGTGCGCGTCGGCTCCAAGCTGGATGCGGAAAGCGGCCTGCTGGGCACCATGATCCTGCAGATGCTGCAGGCCAACGGCATCCCGACGGAGAACAAGATACAGCTCGGCCCGACCAAGATCGTGCGCGGCGCGCTGCTGTCGGGCGAGATCGACGTCTATCCCGAATACACCGGCAACGGCGCCTTCTTCTTCAATGTGGACAGCGATCCGGCCTGGAAGAATGCCGGCGCCGGCTATGAGAAGGTCCGGCAGATGGACCAGGAAAAGAACAACATCGTCTGGCTGAAGCCGGCCCCCGCCAACAACACCTGGGCGCTGGCCGTCCGCCGCGACGTGGCCGACGCCAACAAGCTGAAGACGATGGAGGATTTCGCCAAATGGGTCTCCGGCGGCGGCAAGGCGAAGGTCGCCGCCTCGGCGGAGTTCGTGGAAAGCCCCGCCGCGCTGCCCTCCTTCCAGCAGACCTACGGCTTCGCGCTGAAGCCCGACCAGATGCTGATCCTGGCCGGCGGCGACACCGCGGCGACGATCCGCGCGGCGGCGGAGCAGACCTCCGGCGTCAACACCGCCATGGTCTACGGCACCGACGGCGCCATCGCCGCCCTGGACCTCGTCGTTCTGGAAGACACCAAGGGCGCGCAGATGGTGTATGAGCCGGCGCCGACCATCCGCGCATCGGCGCTGTCAGCCAACCCGAAGATCGCCGACCTGCTGAACCCGGTTTTCGCCAGCCTGGACGCCGAGACGCTCCGGGGGCTGAACGCCAAGATCTCGGTGGACGGACAGGACCAGAAGCAGGTCGCCACCGATTACCTGAAGTCCAAGGGCTTCCTGAAGTAA